One Felis catus isolate Fca126 chromosome D2, F.catus_Fca126_mat1.0, whole genome shotgun sequence DNA window includes the following coding sequences:
- the PLAC9 gene encoding placenta-specific protein 9 isoform X3 — protein sequence MGVGAALAPPALLRPGPREPQGRGAAAAPGWGGARAGTPAPPPAGSLEGAGRASRRARSRPGILARAASISCGRADAGPGARRRADSALRSAGRQHAAPALRAGRARPAPRRRC from the coding sequence atgggggtgggggcagccctcgcccctcccgccctcctgcGCCCGGGCCCCCGGGAGCCGCAGGGaaggggggcggcggcggcccccGGCTGGGGAGGCGCCCGGGCTGGCACGCCGGCCCCTCCGCCCGCGGGGTCTCTGGAGGGGGCGGGTCGCGCGAGCCGGAGAGCCCGGAGCCGCCCAGGAATCTTGGCTCGGGCTGCGAGCATTTCCTGCGGGCGGGCCGACGCGGGCCCGGGGGCGCGGCGGCGGGCAGACTCCGCGCTGCGCTCGGCCGGCCGGCAGCATGCGGCCCCTGCTCTGCGCGCTGGCCGGGCTCGCCCTGCTCCGCGCCGCCG